One Echinicola strongylocentroti DNA window includes the following coding sequences:
- the miaB gene encoding tRNA (N6-isopentenyl adenosine(37)-C2)-methylthiotransferase MiaB, with protein MENIIKDIDILPAEEAQACEFKTTEDENTGKQKKLYIESYGCQMNFSDSEIVASIMKENGFDTTSNFEQADVIFLNTCSIREKAELTVRKRLTQFNTIKREKPELTIGVLGCMAERLKDKLLEEEKLVDVVVGPDAYRDLPNLVKVAEEGDKGVNTFLSREETYADISPVRLNTNGVSAFISIMRGCDNMCSFCVVPFTRGRERSRGPHSIVKEAQELFDKGYKEVTLLGQNVDSYKWSPEENNKARLNKQEEEVSEVINFANLLEMVAKVNPKLRVRFSTSHPKDITDEVLYTMKKYDNICKYIHLPVQSGNSRILDLMNRTYDREWYLERVSKIREILGQECGISSDMIAGFCSETEEEHQETLSLMDIVKYDFSYMFFYSERPGTLAAKKFEDDIPLKTKKRRLQEIITKQSQHSLERHKLDLGQTQEVLVEGTSKRSEDQLKGRNSANKVVIFPKGNHQKGDYVRVKIVDCTAATLFGEVIS; from the coding sequence ATGGAGAACATTATCAAGGATATCGACATCCTTCCTGCAGAAGAGGCGCAGGCATGTGAGTTTAAGACCACTGAAGATGAGAACACAGGAAAGCAAAAGAAACTCTATATAGAGAGTTATGGCTGTCAGATGAATTTTTCTGATAGTGAGATCGTCGCATCCATTATGAAGGAGAATGGTTTTGATACCACTTCCAACTTCGAACAAGCGGATGTCATTTTCCTAAACACCTGCTCCATTCGTGAAAAAGCAGAACTGACCGTCCGCAAGCGGCTTACACAGTTCAATACCATAAAAAGAGAAAAGCCGGAACTGACCATTGGCGTCTTGGGCTGTATGGCAGAAAGGCTAAAAGACAAGCTGCTAGAAGAGGAAAAGCTCGTTGATGTGGTGGTGGGACCTGATGCATACAGGGATTTGCCCAATCTGGTAAAAGTAGCCGAAGAAGGCGACAAGGGTGTCAACACCTTCCTATCACGTGAAGAAACTTACGCGGACATTTCACCAGTAAGGCTGAACACCAACGGCGTCAGTGCATTTATATCCATTATGAGGGGCTGCGACAATATGTGCTCTTTCTGTGTGGTACCCTTCACACGTGGCAGGGAACGAAGCAGGGGGCCCCACTCCATTGTAAAGGAAGCACAAGAGCTTTTCGACAAAGGCTATAAAGAGGTCACCCTCCTTGGCCAAAACGTGGACAGCTACAAATGGTCCCCTGAAGAAAACAACAAAGCACGCCTCAATAAGCAAGAAGAGGAAGTCAGTGAGGTCATTAACTTTGCCAACCTTCTGGAAATGGTGGCCAAAGTGAACCCCAAACTTCGGGTTAGGTTTTCTACTTCCCACCCAAAAGACATTACGGATGAGGTACTGTACACCATGAAAAAGTACGATAATATCTGTAAATACATCCATCTTCCCGTCCAGAGCGGCAATAGCCGTATACTGGACTTAATGAACAGGACCTACGACCGTGAGTGGTACCTCGAAAGAGTGTCCAAGATCCGTGAGATCCTGGGACAGGAATGTGGTATCTCGTCCGATATGATCGCAGGTTTCTGCTCAGAAACCGAAGAAGAGCACCAAGAAACATTGAGTCTAATGGATATCGTGAAGTACGATTTTTCATATATGTTCTTCTATTCGGAGCGTCCTGGCACCCTTGCTGCCAAAAAGTTTGAAGATGACATTCCCTTGAAAACCAAAAAACGTAGGCTTCAAGAAATCATCACCAAACAGTCCCAGCATTCCCTGGAAAGACATAAACTTGATCTTGGACAAACCCAAGAGGTACTGGTAGAAGGCACCTCCAAGCGTTCTGAAGATCAACTAAAAGGAAGAAATTCTGCCAATAAGGTGGTTATTTTCCCGAAAGGAAATCATCAAAAAGGAGATTATGTCCGTGTCAAAATCGTAGACTGCACTGCTGCTACATTATTTGGCGAAGTAATATCCTGA
- a CDS encoding sterol desaturase family protein, which yields MFENYKTLEDIGATEWPNIILWAAPVMFALVFAEWGLSIYKNRDSYDGKDFLAASSIGLINVGISALIKVALFTAVLFFWNIVPWKIPPTWWSFIPCFIAIDFARYWAHRVAHEQRFWWATHVTHHNSEKYNFSVSFRLSWTQHIKFIFFIPVVMIGFDPFVFFICHQIAVLYQFWIHTEYIKKLPAPIEYIFTTPSHHRVHHASDEHYLDKNYGSTLIIWDRIFGTFMAEAERPNYGITKPVNSYNPVTLVFHEWNDIVKDLKQAENKQEAFKILFGKPGDEVIKNRELKRKERAENVQQVNSAPPAPILTEKEPSLLQKEN from the coding sequence ATGTTTGAGAACTATAAGACCCTTGAGGATATAGGCGCTACAGAATGGCCAAACATTATCCTCTGGGCAGCTCCAGTAATGTTTGCACTGGTTTTCGCAGAATGGGGATTGAGTATATACAAAAACAGGGACAGCTATGACGGCAAAGATTTCTTAGCCGCCTCTTCCATCGGGCTGATCAATGTAGGCATCAGTGCGCTGATCAAAGTAGCATTGTTTACCGCCGTCCTGTTCTTCTGGAACATTGTTCCTTGGAAAATCCCACCTACTTGGTGGTCCTTTATTCCATGCTTTATCGCCATTGACTTTGCCCGGTATTGGGCACACCGTGTGGCGCACGAGCAACGTTTCTGGTGGGCCACACACGTGACGCACCACAACAGTGAAAAATACAATTTCTCGGTTTCTTTCCGACTGAGCTGGACACAACATATCAAATTCATCTTCTTTATCCCTGTAGTAATGATCGGGTTTGACCCATTCGTGTTCTTCATCTGTCATCAGATTGCTGTATTGTACCAGTTTTGGATCCATACGGAATATATTAAAAAGCTTCCTGCGCCGATCGAATACATCTTCACCACCCCGTCCCACCACCGTGTGCACCACGCCAGTGACGAACATTACCTGGACAAAAACTACGGATCTACACTGATCATCTGGGACAGGATATTCGGAACCTTTATGGCAGAAGCCGAGCGACCAAATTATGGCATCACCAAACCCGTGAACAGCTATAACCCTGTCACGCTGGTATTCCATGAGTGGAATGATATCGTAAAAGACCTCAAGCAAGCCGAAAATAAGCAGGAAGCATTCAAAATCCTCTTTGGCAAACCCGGTGATGAAGTGATCAAAAACCGCGAATTGAAGAGAAAGGAACGAGCAGAGAATGTTCAGCAAGTGAACTCTGCACCGCCAGCTCCCATCCTGACGGAAAAGGAGCCCTCACTTCTCCAAAAAGAAAATTAA
- the lptE gene encoding LPS assembly lipoprotein LptE → MSKSKLMLSMVLCPLMLLWGCKVEYSFTGTNLDYNVTQTFSVANFFNDSGGGPANMGQNFTESMKDYFQRNTQLELVQTNGDLQFEGAITRYSLTPQATVSSTDPNQPDRSGQMRLTIAVEVNYINLGDEEQDSKKTYSFYQDYDPRSTSVLAIETDLIDTIFENIIQDIFTSTVANW, encoded by the coding sequence ATGAGTAAATCGAAGCTCATGCTTTCTATGGTGCTATGTCCACTGATGCTGCTATGGGGCTGCAAAGTGGAGTACAGTTTTACCGGTACCAACTTGGACTATAATGTAACCCAGACCTTTTCTGTGGCCAATTTCTTCAATGACTCCGGTGGAGGCCCTGCCAATATGGGACAGAACTTCACAGAATCAATGAAGGATTATTTTCAGCGAAACACGCAATTGGAGCTGGTGCAGACCAACGGTGACCTGCAGTTTGAAGGGGCCATTACCCGATACTCCCTTACCCCCCAAGCTACCGTCTCTTCTACTGATCCTAACCAACCTGACAGATCGGGACAAATGCGCCTGACCATTGCCGTGGAAGTCAACTACATCAACCTAGGCGATGAAGAACAGGACAGCAAAAAGACCTATTCCTTTTACCAAGACTACGACCCGAGAAGTACCTCGGTATTGGCCATAGAAACTGACCTGATCGATACCATATTTGAAAACATCATTCAGGATATTTTCACCTCTACTGTTGCAAATTGGTAA
- the secG gene encoding preprotein translocase subunit SecG codes for MFTLLISIIIVLAVILVLVILGQDSKGGVGAAFGGGASQIMGVTKTGNILEKATWVLAISLLILSLGTSAFLENNGGGSTEFSSPNIESAKEQMVAPSFGEEESILPSEDGNTEELSVPADSAQ; via the coding sequence ATGTTTACTTTACTAATCAGCATCATCATTGTTTTGGCAGTTATCTTGGTATTGGTGATCCTAGGCCAAGATTCAAAAGGTGGTGTTGGCGCTGCTTTTGGTGGCGGGGCTTCCCAGATCATGGGCGTTACCAAAACCGGTAATATCCTCGAAAAAGCTACTTGGGTATTGGCCATTTCTCTACTTATCCTTTCCTTGGGCACTTCAGCTTTTTTGGAAAACAACGGCGGAGGATCCACTGAATTTTCTTCCCCTAATATCGAAAGTGCCAAAGAGCAGATGGTCGCTCCATCTTTCGGCGAAGAAGAAAGCATCCTTCCTTCAGAAGATGGAAACACAGAAGAATTATCTGTACCTGCAGACAGTGCACAATAA
- a CDS encoding sigma-54 interaction domain-containing protein, producing the protein MITDAEVLSIKQRFGIIGNSPLLNHAIRVAMQASPTDMTVLITGESGSGKESFSKIIHSLSTRKHGKFIAINCGAIPEGTIDSELFGHEKGSFTGAHEARKGYFEVTDGGSIFLDEIGEMPLGTQARLLRVLENGEFIKVGSSKVQKTDVRVIAATNVNLIQAVEKGKFREDLYYRLNTVPIFVPPLRERGEDIILLFRKFTTDFSEKYSVKPISLDGEAKELLKKFPFKGNIRQLKNLAEQISLLEEQREVDAITLTKYLPSAESNLPAPYTGGGKEGESSSDFSEREILYKVLFDMKKDMTELKKLVLDTYQSGGINQNIIKKHHSLFDDMETSVSFDDTPSKESSSSSMPIVLESGKLSSQRTHTEEYEDEIEDIIHEEDDNSLSIEKKEKELIIKALRKHNNKRKYAAQDLGISERTLYRKIKQYDINE; encoded by the coding sequence ATGATAACAGACGCGGAAGTACTTTCTATAAAACAGCGTTTTGGAATAATCGGCAATAGCCCTTTGCTCAATCATGCCATTCGTGTGGCCATGCAGGCCTCCCCTACGGACATGACTGTGCTGATCACTGGGGAAAGTGGAAGCGGGAAAGAATCTTTTTCCAAAATCATCCATTCGCTCAGCACGAGGAAGCATGGAAAATTCATTGCCATTAACTGTGGAGCCATTCCTGAAGGCACTATAGATTCGGAATTATTTGGTCACGAAAAAGGCTCTTTTACGGGTGCGCATGAAGCAAGAAAGGGCTATTTCGAAGTCACTGATGGAGGGTCTATCTTTCTAGACGAAATCGGTGAAATGCCACTAGGCACCCAGGCACGCCTGCTCAGGGTCCTCGAAAATGGTGAATTCATCAAAGTGGGGTCTTCCAAAGTACAAAAAACAGACGTGCGGGTCATTGCTGCCACTAACGTCAACCTCATTCAGGCAGTAGAAAAAGGCAAATTCAGAGAAGACCTCTATTACCGGCTCAACACGGTACCGATCTTTGTCCCTCCCCTGAGGGAAAGAGGTGAAGACATCATCCTGCTGTTTCGTAAATTCACAACTGATTTCAGTGAAAAATATAGCGTAAAACCCATTTCGCTGGATGGAGAAGCAAAAGAGTTACTCAAAAAATTTCCCTTCAAAGGAAACATCAGGCAGCTAAAAAACCTTGCAGAGCAGATTTCACTACTGGAAGAGCAGAGGGAAGTCGACGCCATTACCCTGACAAAATATTTACCTTCTGCCGAGTCCAACCTACCAGCTCCCTACACCGGAGGAGGAAAGGAAGGGGAATCATCTTCTGATTTTTCGGAAAGAGAAATCCTCTACAAAGTACTCTTTGACATGAAAAAAGACATGACAGAGCTGAAAAAACTGGTGCTCGACACCTATCAGTCTGGTGGGATCAACCAAAACATCATCAAAAAGCACCATTCGCTTTTTGATGACATGGAAACTTCCGTGTCTTTTGACGACACTCCTTCCAAGGAATCCAGTTCTTCTTCGATGCCCATTGTTCTGGAATCCGGCAAACTATCCAGTCAACGTACTCATACCGAAGAATATGAAGACGAGATAGAAGACATTATCCATGAAGAGGATGATAACTCGCTCTCTATTGAGAAGAAAGAAAAAGAACTGATCATCAAAGCCCTCCGAAAGCACAACAATAAACGAAAGTATGCTGCTCAGGACTTAGGTATTTCAGAACGCACCCTCTATCGTAAAATCAAACAATATGATATCAATGAGTAA
- the groL gene encoding chaperonin GroEL (60 kDa chaperone family; promotes refolding of misfolded polypeptides especially under stressful conditions; forms two stacked rings of heptamers to form a barrel-shaped 14mer; ends can be capped by GroES; misfolded proteins enter the barrel where they are refolded when GroES binds) produces MAKELFFDTDARERLKKGVDALAEAVKVTLGPKGRNVIIDKKFGAPTITKDGVSVAKEIELEEPIENMGAQLVKEVASKTADNAGDGTTTATVLTQSIFNVGIKNVAAGANPMDLKRGIDKAVAAVVAELKATSKPISTSKEIAQVGTISANNDEEIGNMIADAMDKVGKDGVITVEEAKGTETEVRTVEGMQFDRGYLSPYFTTNTEKMEAELENPYILIYDKKISSMKELLPVLEPVAQSGKPLLIIAEDVDGEALATLVVNKIRGALKVAAVKAPGFGDRRKAMLEDIAILTGGTVISEERGYKLENASIEYLGTAEKVNIDKDNTTIVNGAGDKESIEARISEIKTQIEKSTSEYDKEKLQERLAKLSGGVAILYIGAATEVEMKEKKDRVDDALHATRAAVQEGVVVGGGVALIRTASALEGLKGENDDQDTGINIIRQAIESPLRAIVANAGAEGSVVINKIKEGTGNYGYNARTDKFEDLFEAGVIDPTKVTRLALENAASIAALLLTTECVVADVKEEGGGTPAPPMGGGGMGGMM; encoded by the coding sequence ATGGCAAAGGAACTATTTTTCGATACCGATGCAAGAGAGCGGCTTAAAAAAGGCGTGGATGCTCTTGCTGAAGCAGTAAAAGTAACATTAGGACCAAAAGGTCGTAACGTAATCATCGACAAGAAATTCGGTGCACCTACGATCACAAAAGATGGTGTTTCTGTAGCAAAAGAAATCGAACTGGAAGAGCCTATCGAAAACATGGGCGCCCAGCTCGTGAAAGAAGTAGCTTCCAAAACTGCTGACAACGCAGGTGACGGTACTACCACCGCTACTGTCTTGACCCAGTCCATCTTCAATGTAGGTATCAAAAACGTAGCAGCTGGTGCTAACCCAATGGATCTTAAGAGGGGCATTGACAAGGCTGTAGCTGCTGTGGTAGCTGAGCTAAAAGCTACTTCTAAGCCGATCTCCACTTCCAAAGAAATCGCCCAAGTGGGTACTATTTCTGCCAATAACGATGAGGAAATCGGTAACATGATCGCTGATGCGATGGACAAAGTAGGCAAAGACGGTGTAATCACCGTAGAAGAAGCAAAAGGTACTGAAACCGAAGTAAGGACTGTAGAAGGTATGCAGTTTGACAGAGGTTATCTTTCTCCTTACTTCACTACCAACACGGAGAAAATGGAAGCTGAATTGGAGAATCCATACATTCTTATCTACGATAAGAAAATCTCTTCCATGAAAGAATTGCTTCCAGTACTTGAGCCAGTAGCACAGTCTGGAAAGCCGCTTTTGATCATTGCTGAAGATGTGGATGGCGAAGCCCTTGCTACCTTGGTAGTGAACAAAATAAGAGGCGCCCTGAAAGTAGCCGCTGTAAAAGCACCAGGATTCGGCGACAGAAGAAAAGCCATGCTGGAAGATATCGCCATCCTTACAGGTGGTACAGTGATCTCCGAAGAGAGAGGTTACAAACTAGAAAATGCTTCTATCGAATACCTAGGCACTGCCGAGAAGGTAAATATCGACAAAGACAACACCACTATCGTAAACGGAGCTGGTGACAAAGAGTCCATCGAAGCAAGAATCTCTGAAATCAAAACACAAATCGAGAAGTCTACTTCTGAGTATGATAAAGAGAAACTTCAAGAGAGACTTGCCAAACTTTCTGGTGGTGTAGCTATCCTATACATCGGAGCTGCTACCGAAGTAGAAATGAAGGAGAAGAAAGACCGTGTAGATGATGCCCTTCACGCTACCAGAGCTGCTGTACAAGAAGGTGTAGTAGTCGGCGGTGGAGTAGCCCTGATCAGAACAGCCTCTGCTCTAGAGGGACTAAAAGGTGAAAATGACGACCAAGATACTGGTATCAACATCATCAGACAAGCCATCGAATCTCCACTAAGAGCCATCGTGGCCAATGCAGGCGCTGAAGGATCAGTGGTCATCAACAAGATCAAAGAAGGCACTGGAAACTACGGTTATAACGCAAGAACAGACAAGTTTGAAGACCTGTTCGAAGCTGGGGTAATCGACCCAACCAAAGTAACCAGACTAGCACTTGAAAACGCAGCTTCTATCGCAGCCCTACTACTCACGACTGAGTGTGTCGTAGCTGATGTGAAAGAAGAAGGCGGTGGCACTCCTGCACCCCCTATGGGAGGTGGCGGAATGGGCGGCATGATGTAA
- a CDS encoding co-chaperone GroES — protein MSKVNITPLADRVLVEPAAAEEKTASGLYIPDTAKEKPQKGTVVAVGNGKKDEPLTVKVGDTVLYGKYAGTELSVEGADYLIMRESDIFAIL, from the coding sequence ATGTCAAAAGTGAACATCACACCACTTGCAGACAGAGTTCTAGTAGAACCTGCTGCTGCTGAAGAAAAAACAGCTTCTGGACTTTACATCCCTGACACTGCCAAAGAGAAACCCCAAAAAGGTACTGTCGTAGCTGTTGGCAATGGTAAAAAAGATGAACCACTTACTGTTAAAGTGGGAGACACTGTATTGTACGGCAAGTATGCCGGTACAGAACTTTCAGTAGAAGGGGCTGATTATTTGATCATGAGAGAATCGGATATTTTTGCGATTCTTTAA